The nucleotide sequence TCCGGGTCGGCTGTCTGGCCAAGGCCATCGCCCAGGCCGAGGGGGCCGGGCAGGAAACCCGCGAGGACTGTTTCATCGCCGGGATGCTCCACGACGTGGGCAAGCTTGTGCTGCTTACCGGCCTGACCCAGGAATACGCCGCCGTGGTGGCCCGGGTGCGCGCCGACGGGCTGCCCCTTTTTATGGCCGAGCAAACCGCCCTGGCCGCCAGCCATGCCGCAATCGGCGGCTATCTGCTCAACCTGTGGGGATTTGCCCAGCCGGTGCTGGAGGCGGTGTGCCGGCACCACGACCCGGAGGTCCTTTCCGAGGAAGCGTTTTCGCCGGCGGCGGCGGTGGCCGCCGCCAACCGCTTCGACCATGAACTGGTCAGGCTGCATCCGGACTATGCCGTGCATCCTCTTGGGGAAAACGGCGAGGCGTCGGCGCTGGGCGAGCGCCGCCTGGACACGTGGCGGGAAGTCTGTCAGCTGACCCTGGAGCGGCAGACGGGAAGCGACGCCGACGGCTGAGCCGCCGCCGGCCGGGGATCAGCCGCCGAAGTAGCGCACCACGGCGTCGCGGGTGGTCTGGGAGATGAGTTTTAAGCGTACGAACTCGTCGGGATGGAACTGGAACACGCCGGCCAGGAACATGAAACGCGGGTCGTCCAGGCGGTTGCCGCCCTTTTCCGCAAAGCTCAGGGCGCTTAACACCGTGGCCTCGAAGTCGTAGCCGCCCTGCTTGAGCACCGTGGCGTAGACCATGCACTCCCGGTCGTGCAGCTCCTGGGGATGCAGGTTCTCGGGCAGCTTGTTCTTGGCGTCTTCCACCTGCTTGAAATACATGAACACGTTTTGCTTGTTAAACGCCAGGCTGCGTCCGCCCTCGGCGGCCATGGCGGCCAGGGCCGGCCACAGGCAAAACGCGGCCAGAGCCGCCAACAGCACGGTTCGCCGGGCCGGGATCACTGGGCCGCCTTGGCCTGGCCGCACGGGGCGTAGAGCGGCTCATAGAAATAACTGAGCGTACCGGCGTCACGTTCGGGCGCGTACTGCATCCGGATGAGCACGTTGCCCACGGGCCAGCCCAGCTCGACGCCCTTGCCCTCCAGATCGATGGGCTTGCTGTACTTGCCGGCCAGGAAGTTCTTGATGCTCTCGTGGTTTTTGCGGCCCTTGTATTCCACCATCACGGCCGCGAACTTGTCCTGGCAAAAGCCGTAGACCACGCCGGAGAGGAACGCGTCGCCGATGCGGTAGACCACGCCCTCGGCCGTGGCGTAGGCGGCCTGGCCGTCGCGTTCGGCCACGGTCAGGTCCGGGATGGCGGCCATGGCCGTGCCCCATTTGATGCCGTTGAAGGCATTGGGCTCCTTGATGACCTTGCCCGGCGTGTCCACGGTCTCGGCCGGGCCGGACGGCTCGTGGGGCGCGGCGGCCTTTTTGGTTTCGTGTTTTTCGGGCGGAGCCTTTTTGGCCAGGGCGGGCGTGGCGGCCAGGGCAAGACAACAGACCAGCAGCAGAGACAGCGTTTTTTTCATGCGGGGAAAGGGGGGGGAGAAGGTTTTAGGCCGAAGTGCGCAGGATCATGCCGCGCAGGGTCACGGCCATGATGTCGCTTTGCACGGAGCGGCCGCTTTCCAGAAAATGGGCCAGCTCGGCCCGGCGACGGTCGCCGGACAGGGCCATGTAATCCAGGACCATGTCGTTGATGGCCGATCCTGTCAGCGGCGTGAGGGTGATGGTCGGACCGCCCATGGCGTGATGCTCCCTTTTTTCGAGCTGTAGCGCCGCGCCGGGGGAATGGCAAGCGGCGACGGCGTTCATGGCGTGAACAGGGTGGCCAGGGCGGCGAGGCCCTCGTCAAGGAGTTCGCAAAATTCCGCCGGATCGGCCTCGGCCAGACGGAACATGGCCAGGGCGCGCAGGTCGAGCCGGGGCAGCGCCCCGCAGGGCGTTACGCGGTAGCCCAGGGCATTGGCCATGAAATCGGCCACATGCACGGCGGCGGCCACCACCGATTCCGGGCATTGGGCCGGATCGTGGTGAGCGGCCACGCCTTCGATGAGCGTGTCGGCCAGCCGCCACTTGTCACTGATGCGCCCGCCCAGGGCGGCATGGTCGAAGCCCAGCTCCAACCGCTCGGCCGCGTCGGACGGGATGCGCCCCTCGGCCACCCGGGCCAGCACCGCCTGGGCCAGATCGGGTTCGGCCACGGCCAGGACCAGCCGGCCCATGTCGTGGAGCAGACCGGCCACGAAAAAGCGCTCCGCCGCCGCCTCGTCGCGTCGCCGGGCCAGCCCCCGGGCCAACATGCCCACGGCCACGGCGTGACGCCAGAAATCGGGCATGGACAGCAGATCGGCCCGGGGCGGCTTGTCGAACAGCCGGGACAGCACCGCGCCGGCGGCCAGATTGACGATCTCAGTGAGGCCGATAAGGCCCACGGCCCGGCTGACGGTCTCCACCCGGACCCTTGGAGCGTAGATGGGGCTGTTGGCCAGGCGCAGCACGTAGGCGGCCAAGCTCGGGTCCAGGGACACGGCCTTGGCCACGTCGGCCACGCCACTCATGGGGTTCTCGGCCGTGCGGCGCAGGGCCAGATAGGCTTCGGGCAGGGGCGGCGGATTGATGTCGGCCAGGGAACGGCGTTTGCCCGGGGCCAGGGAGGCGGCCGGAGCGGCTCCCGGCGGCGGCGCGGGCAGGGCCTCGCGCCGGGCGGCGCCGATCTCTAGCAGCCGCGTCACGAACGGCGGCGCGTCGCCGGTGGGG is from Solidesulfovibrio magneticus RS-1 and encodes:
- a CDS encoding HDOD domain-containing protein; the protein is MTVDSAFFPTGDAPPFVTRLLEIGAARREALPAPPPGAAPAASLAPGKRRSLADINPPPLPEAYLALRRTAENPMSGVADVAKAVSLDPSLAAYVLRLANSPIYAPRVRVETVSRAVGLIGLTEIVNLAAGAVLSRLFDKPPRADLLSMPDFWRHAVAVGMLARGLARRRDEAAAERFFVAGLLHDMGRLVLAVAEPDLAQAVLARVAEGRIPSDAAERLELGFDHAALGGRISDKWRLADTLIEGVAAHHDPAQCPESVVAAAVHVADFMANALGYRVTPCGALPRLDLRALAMFRLAEADPAEFCELLDEGLAALATLFTP